The following proteins come from a genomic window of Streptomyces sp. Sge12:
- a CDS encoding FAD-dependent oxidoreductase: MLRVAVVGSGPSGVYAAQTLVQQREVPGVRVDVLDRLPAPYGLVRYGVAPDHEKIKSLQGSLRTVLEDERIRFLGNIEVGGDRLSTDRLLELYHAVVYCVGAARDRMLGIPGEDLAGVHSATAFVSWYSGHPDAAAEAFDLPGVDSAVVVGAGNVAVDVTRILARGTAELAPTDMPQAALGALGDSAVRRVAMVARRGPSQGRFTTKELRELGTLPGVDIGADPAELALDPVYTDPAAAAALPAVARRNLEVLRGWAEAGPGEGPRRIALRFYLRPVEILGGPDGRVTGMRFERTAPDGSGGVTGTGVYEDVEAQLVLRSVGYRGVPLAGLPFDPARGTVPHAAGRVLRAGRASVGEYVAGWIKRGPTGVIGTNRPCAKETVSSLLQDAGALARRDLPGDPLDALRGAGLRPVRWPGWLAIEAAEAELGRSLGRRSVKIPDWQGLLGAAGPL; the protein is encoded by the coding sequence GTGCTTCGTGTCGCCGTCGTCGGATCGGGCCCCAGCGGGGTCTACGCGGCCCAGACGCTGGTGCAGCAGCGCGAGGTGCCCGGGGTACGGGTGGACGTGCTGGACCGGCTCCCCGCCCCGTACGGGCTCGTCCGGTACGGGGTCGCCCCGGACCACGAGAAGATCAAATCGCTCCAGGGCAGCCTGCGCACCGTGCTGGAGGACGAGCGGATCCGCTTCCTCGGGAACATCGAGGTCGGCGGGGACCGGCTGTCCACGGACCGGCTGCTGGAGCTCTACCACGCCGTGGTGTACTGCGTGGGCGCGGCCCGGGACCGGATGCTGGGGATCCCCGGCGAGGACCTGGCCGGGGTGCACTCCGCCACCGCCTTCGTGTCCTGGTACAGCGGTCATCCGGACGCCGCCGCGGAGGCCTTCGACCTGCCCGGGGTCGACAGCGCCGTCGTGGTCGGCGCCGGCAACGTCGCGGTGGACGTGACGCGGATCCTGGCCCGGGGCACGGCCGAACTGGCGCCCACGGACATGCCGCAGGCGGCGCTCGGCGCTCTCGGGGACAGTGCGGTGCGCAGGGTGGCGATGGTGGCCCGGCGCGGGCCGTCGCAGGGCCGGTTCACCACCAAGGAGCTGCGCGAACTGGGCACGCTGCCGGGTGTGGACATCGGCGCGGACCCGGCCGAGCTGGCCCTGGACCCCGTGTACACCGACCCGGCGGCGGCCGCCGCCCTGCCGGCGGTGGCCCGGCGGAACCTGGAGGTGCTGCGCGGCTGGGCCGAAGCGGGCCCGGGCGAGGGGCCGCGCCGGATCGCGCTGCGGTTCTATCTGCGCCCGGTGGAGATCCTGGGCGGGCCCGACGGCCGGGTCACCGGGATGCGCTTCGAGCGCACCGCCCCGGACGGCAGCGGCGGGGTGACCGGGACGGGCGTGTACGAGGACGTCGAGGCGCAGTTGGTGCTGCGCTCGGTGGGGTACCGGGGCGTGCCGCTCGCCGGGCTGCCCTTCGACCCCGCGAGGGGCACGGTCCCGCACGCGGCGGGGCGGGTGCTGCGCGCGGGCCGGGCCTCGGTCGGCGAGTACGTGGCGGGCTGGATCAAGCGCGGCCCGACCGGGGTGATCGGCACCAACCGGCCCTGCGCCAAGGAGACCGTGTCCTCGCTGCTCCAGGACGCGGGGGCACTGGCCCGGCGGGACCTCCCCGGGGACCCGCTGGACGCCCTGCGGGGGGCGGGCCTGCGGCCGGTGCGGTGGCCCGGCTGGCTGGCCATCGAGGCGGCCGAGGCCGAGCTGGGGCGCTCCCTGGGCCGCCGCTCGGTGAAGATCCCCGACTGGCAGGGCCTGTTGGGCGCGGCCGGCCCGCTCTAG
- a CDS encoding DUF305 domain-containing protein, with protein MDMAKALRGRTVLQARFGRLSLAAVAAGLLLTLSGCQGDDGSDRADDGRATIVAPGKPGEKARHLTPEQAAKAKPDDSPNAADHAYVSRMIEHHRQALTMSALAPERAAADGVKRLAERITAAQKPEIGAMEKWLARYPAPAPAPSAGASAGSGGHPQGHDHGAMPGMATEQQLKDLAAAGGADFDRLFLTLMTAHHEGAVKMAGEALAGGNNGAVEEMATEVVATQSAEIHRMRSMG; from the coding sequence ATGGACATGGCAAAAGCCCTCAGGGGCCGGACCGTCTTACAAGCGCGCTTCGGCCGACTCTCGCTGGCGGCGGTGGCCGCCGGCCTCCTGCTGACGCTCTCCGGCTGCCAGGGGGACGACGGATCGGACCGGGCCGACGACGGCCGGGCCACGATCGTCGCCCCGGGAAAGCCGGGTGAGAAGGCCCGTCACCTCACCCCCGAGCAGGCCGCGAAGGCGAAACCCGACGACAGCCCGAACGCCGCCGACCACGCCTACGTGTCCCGCATGATCGAACACCACCGGCAGGCGCTGACGATGAGCGCGCTGGCCCCCGAGCGGGCCGCGGCGGACGGGGTCAAGCGGCTGGCGGAGCGGATCACGGCGGCCCAGAAGCCCGAAATCGGCGCGATGGAGAAGTGGTTGGCGCGCTACCCGGCCCCCGCACCGGCCCCGTCGGCGGGCGCGTCGGCGGGCTCCGGCGGGCACCCGCAGGGGCACGACCACGGGGCGATGCCCGGCATGGCGACGGAGCAGCAGCTCAAGGACCTGGCCGCGGCCGGCGGGGCCGACTTCGACCGGCTCTTCCTCACCCTGATGACCGCCCACCACGAGGGCGCCGTGAAGATGGCCGGCGAGGCGCTGGCCGGCGGGAACAACGGGGCGGTGGAGGAGATGGCCACCGAGGTGGTGGCCACGCAGAGCGCCGAGATCCACCGGATGCGCTCGATGGGCTGA
- a CDS encoding LVIVD repeat-containing protein produces MTSQHTRRVRNRRVGVAVAAAGLLTTLLAAGPAAATPDPGDLTPGSANRQSAGLAEGRELAPGDIPGQDEIVHSRNIKPLANIPSTDPTVVNSDLAFQGRYAYAGNYNGFTIYDIANPKAPKTVSQVLCPGGQNDISVHGDLLFLSTDSSRSDDSCNSVSQPATEKSSWEGIKIFDIKDKKNPRYIKSVETACGSHTHTLVPGDRDLYLYVASYSPNEAFPDCKPPHDGISIVKVPKKAPTKAAVVAFPVLFPDGGNPGAPTNPGVSKTTGCHDITVLPSKNLAAGACMGDGILFDISRPEQPRVIDRVQDNVNFAFWHSATFNERANKVVFTDELGGGGGATCNEATGPNRGADGIYEITGRGDQRKLAFRSYFKIPRHQADTENCVAHNGSLVPVGGGRDIMVQAWYQGGVSVWDFTDSARPKEIAYFERGPLTTDRLGLGGSWSAYYYNGHIYSNDITKGLDVLRLDDWRTESAKWVWTDRLNVQTQPEYH; encoded by the coding sequence GTGACCTCGCAACACACCAGGCGGGTGCGAAACAGGAGGGTGGGGGTGGCCGTCGCCGCGGCCGGCCTCCTCACCACGCTCCTGGCAGCCGGACCGGCGGCCGCCACCCCCGACCCGGGTGACTTAACACCCGGCAGCGCGAACCGGCAGAGCGCGGGCCTCGCCGAGGGCAGGGAGCTCGCCCCGGGCGACATTCCCGGCCAGGACGAGATCGTGCACAGCCGCAACATCAAGCCCCTGGCCAACATCCCCAGCACCGACCCGACGGTGGTCAACTCCGACCTGGCCTTCCAGGGCAGGTACGCCTACGCGGGCAACTACAACGGCTTCACCATCTACGACATCGCCAACCCGAAGGCCCCGAAGACCGTCAGCCAGGTGCTCTGCCCCGGTGGCCAGAACGACATCTCGGTCCACGGCGACCTGCTCTTCCTCTCCACCGACTCCTCGCGCAGCGACGACTCCTGCAACAGCGTCTCGCAGCCGGCCACGGAGAAGTCCTCGTGGGAGGGCATCAAGATCTTCGACATCAAGGACAAGAAGAACCCCAGGTACATCAAGTCCGTCGAGACCGCCTGCGGTTCGCACACCCACACCCTGGTGCCGGGCGACCGCGACCTCTACCTCTACGTCGCCTCGTACTCCCCGAACGAGGCCTTCCCCGACTGCAAGCCGCCGCACGACGGCATCTCGATCGTGAAGGTCCCGAAGAAGGCCCCGACGAAGGCCGCCGTCGTCGCCTTCCCGGTCCTCTTCCCGGACGGCGGCAACCCGGGCGCGCCCACCAACCCGGGCGTCTCCAAGACCACCGGCTGCCACGACATCACCGTGCTGCCGTCGAAGAACCTGGCCGCGGGCGCCTGCATGGGCGACGGCATCCTCTTCGACATCAGCAGGCCCGAGCAGCCGCGGGTCATCGACCGGGTCCAGGACAACGTGAACTTCGCGTTCTGGCACTCGGCCACTTTCAACGAACGCGCGAACAAGGTGGTGTTCACCGACGAGCTCGGCGGCGGTGGCGGCGCCACCTGCAACGAGGCCACCGGGCCGAACCGGGGCGCCGACGGGATCTACGAGATCACCGGCCGCGGGGACCAGCGCAAGCTCGCCTTCCGCAGCTACTTCAAGATCCCGCGCCACCAGGCCGACACCGAGAACTGCGTGGCCCACAACGGCTCGCTGGTCCCGGTCGGCGGCGGCCGCGACATCATGGTGCAGGCCTGGTACCAGGGCGGCGTCTCCGTATGGGACTTCACCGACTCCGCCCGGCCCAAGGAGATCGCCTACTTCGAGCGCGGACCGCTGACGACGGACCGGCTCGGCCTCGGCGGATCCTGGTCCGCGTACTACTACAACGGGCACATCTACTCGAACGACATCACCAAGGGCCTCGACGTGCTCCGGCTCGACGACTGGCGCACCGAGAGCGCCAAGTGGGTGTGGACGGACCGGCTCAACGTGCAGACCCAGCCCGAGTACCACTGA
- a CDS encoding TetR/AcrR family transcriptional regulator, protein MSPRSASVNEELRRRSRERLLQSTVELVAERGYEATTLGDIADRAGAARGLVSYYFPSKRQLLQSAVHRLMYLTLYAALEREPRSACGRERLARAIDAVLGLARDEPLLMRTHMAGILTAEGFVQCPEQQRLAELLRDTVVRYGSADPDADYPLLRAQLMGAVVAILLPGAPMPARRLRAELFQRYGLDWELGVPPDGGPPGGTFPSYSAHP, encoded by the coding sequence ATGTCCCCGCGCAGCGCATCGGTCAATGAAGAATTGCGCAGACGTTCCCGGGAGCGGCTGCTGCAGTCCACGGTCGAACTCGTGGCCGAGCGCGGCTACGAGGCCACGACCCTCGGCGACATCGCCGACCGGGCGGGCGCGGCGCGCGGCCTGGTCTCGTACTACTTCCCAAGCAAACGGCAGTTGCTGCAGTCGGCGGTGCACCGGCTGATGTACCTCACCCTGTACGCCGCGCTGGAGCGGGAGCCCCGCAGCGCCTGCGGGCGCGAGCGGCTGGCGCGCGCGATCGACGCGGTCCTGGGGCTGGCGCGGGACGAACCACTGCTGATGCGCACCCACATGGCGGGCATCCTCACCGCCGAGGGCTTCGTGCAGTGCCCCGAGCAGCAGCGGCTGGCGGAACTGCTGCGGGACACCGTCGTGCGGTACGGCTCGGCGGACCCGGACGCGGACTATCCGCTGCTGCGGGCCCAGCTGATGGGCGCCGTGGTGGCGATCCTGCTGCCCGGCGCCCCGATGCCGGCACGGCGGCTGCGGGCCGAGCTGTTCCAGCGCTACGGACTGGACTGGGAGCTCGGCGTTCCGCCGGACGGCGGGCCGCCCGGCGGAACGTTTCCCTCATACTCCGCGCACCCCTGA
- a CDS encoding phosphatase PAP2 family protein has protein sequence MRKDPLRWTGIGCALLAAVLTALVVAGWRPLLAYDERVARDLHAHAVAHPAVTQVMRVLSDWVWDPWTMRALAAVACVLLWWRGDRGRAVLVAVATLAASVVQQVLKALVGRERPVWSDPVDSAHYAAYPSGHAMTATVVCGLLLWLLPRPVPARAPAVWAAAAWAVAVVSVLGVGFTRMYLGVHWPSDVLAGWLLGVALVALAVSVPVRARGCDPAER, from the coding sequence ATGCGCAAAGATCCCTTGCGGTGGACCGGCATCGGCTGTGCGCTGCTCGCGGCGGTCCTGACGGCGCTGGTGGTGGCGGGGTGGCGGCCGCTCCTCGCCTACGACGAACGGGTCGCGCGGGACCTGCACGCCCACGCCGTGGCCCATCCCGCGGTCACGCAGGTGATGCGGGTGCTCAGCGACTGGGTGTGGGACCCCTGGACGATGCGTGCCCTGGCGGCCGTCGCCTGCGTGCTGCTGTGGTGGCGGGGCGACCGGGGGCGTGCGGTGCTGGTGGCCGTGGCGACACTGGCGGCCTCGGTGGTGCAGCAGGTACTGAAGGCGTTGGTGGGGCGGGAGCGTCCGGTGTGGTCGGATCCGGTGGACTCGGCGCACTACGCGGCCTACCCGTCCGGGCACGCCATGACGGCGACGGTGGTGTGCGGACTGCTCCTGTGGCTGCTCCCCCGCCCGGTCCCGGCACGGGCCCCGGCCGTGTGGGCGGCGGCCGCCTGGGCGGTGGCCGTGGTCTCGGTGCTCGGGGTCGGCTTCACCCGGATGTACCTCGGGGTGCACTGGCCGTCGGACGTGCTGGCGGGCTGGCTCCTGGGAGTGGCCCTGGTGGCTCTCGCGGTTTCGGTTCCGGTCCGCGCACGCGGCTGCGACCCGGCGGAACGGTGA
- a CDS encoding M56 family metallopeptidase, translating to MMVPAALLLLGALTAVLAPRLLARARWPEREPVVALWVWQCVVGAVLLCFGLSMLLSAAAAWQAVRGRLFAAAPHGVVDAYALGASGGPWAAATALALAGGGLWTGAMLTAEVLRARARRRAQGSELLERAPLLPGEDPAGARLVVLEGPRPDAWWLPGAAPQLVVTTAALGRLKGSQLDAVLAHEQGHAAARHDWLLHCSRALARGFPQVPVFAAFEAEMHRLVEMAADDVASRRYGRLTIALALVGLNEDRGVFGASSTEHAHVPQRVRRLLSAAPRLSPGRRLRLTAMATLVPAIPLVVAFVPGLSALA from the coding sequence TCTGCTGGCCCGGGCCCGCTGGCCCGAGCGCGAGCCGGTCGTCGCCCTGTGGGTGTGGCAGTGCGTGGTCGGCGCGGTGCTCCTGTGCTTCGGGCTGTCGATGCTGCTGAGCGCTGCGGCGGCCTGGCAGGCGGTCCGGGGCCGGCTCTTCGCCGCCGCCCCGCACGGGGTGGTCGACGCCTACGCGCTGGGCGCGTCCGGCGGGCCCTGGGCCGCCGCCACCGCGCTCGCGCTGGCGGGCGGCGGGCTGTGGACCGGGGCGATGCTGACCGCCGAGGTGCTGCGGGCGCGGGCCCGGCGGCGCGCGCAGGGCAGCGAGCTGCTGGAACGGGCCCCGCTGCTGCCCGGGGAGGACCCGGCGGGCGCGCGGCTCGTCGTACTGGAGGGGCCGCGGCCGGATGCGTGGTGGCTGCCGGGAGCGGCCCCGCAGCTGGTGGTCACGACGGCGGCGCTGGGCCGGCTGAAGGGCAGCCAGCTGGATGCCGTCCTCGCGCACGAGCAGGGGCACGCGGCGGCCCGGCACGACTGGCTGCTGCACTGTTCGCGGGCGCTGGCCCGGGGGTTCCCCCAGGTGCCGGTCTTCGCGGCGTTCGAGGCGGAGATGCACCGGCTGGTGGAGATGGCCGCCGACGACGTGGCCTCCCGGCGGTACGGACGGCTGACGATCGCGCTGGCGCTGGTCGGACTCAACGAGGACCGCGGGGTGTTCGGGGCCTCCTCGACCGAGCACGCGCACGTCCCCCAGCGGGTGCGCAGGCTGCTGTCGGCGGCGCCCCGGCTGTCCCCGGGCCGGCGGCTGCGGCTGACCGCGATGGCCACCCTGGTCCCGGCGATCCCGCTGGTGGTGGCTTTCGTACCGGGGCTGAGCGCGCTGGCGTAG